TTAACGCGGGCGGGATTTGGCGATTTGGCGAGCCATATCTGTAATTTGTTGAAGTTTTTCGAAGTCGTCTCGAAATTCCGGCAGAACTTCAAGCAAGCTCTCACCCTTATTTTTACACGCTTCTCGCAAGAAAAATTCGGTAATCGCAGGATTTTTGGGCAAAATTGATCCGTGAAGATATGTTCCGATCACATTTTTATAACGCGCGCCCTCGGTATGGTTCTCGGGATTGTTGCCATCTCCGCTCGAAACTCGAGCAAGAACTTCAGTGTTTTTCGAAATGAAAGTCTGTCCGCTGTGGTTTTCATAGCCGATAATTTCGCCAAACTCGGCAGAATCTTCAACAATATTACCAATCATTCTAGTTTCACCAGCAACGGTTTTCACACCTTGAAAAAGGCAAATTCCGCTGATTTTTTCGCCCATAGAAGTCTCAAAATACTCGCCAAAAAGTTGATAAAGCCCACAAATCATCAACATCGGAACACCCTTCTTCGCCAAATCTCGCAAGATTGGCGCAATCTTAAGAAGGTCGTCCTGAATTTTGCCCTGCCCGCTATCCTGACCGCCACCGCCAATCACAATATCCGCATCCAGTGGAAATTCATCACCCTCGTTATACTGGACAATCTCAGGCTTAATTCCGCGCATTTCAGCCTGTTTTTTTAGCGCCAAGATATTGCCATAATCACCGTAAATGTTCATATTCTTGGCATAGAGCCACACAATTTTTAACTTCATAAAATTTTCTCCACCTCTGTTAATTTAGAAATTTCTTTGCGAATCTCAAGCATTGCCGTATAGGTGGCAAAAATCTTTTTCTTATCGCCATCTTGACTCAAAAACTCTTCTACCGCTGAGCGGATATCCGTATTTATATCAGTATTTTCGAATGGAATTTCATCATGAAACAATCTCAGCGCCATATCATAAGCGCGAATTCCTGAGATTTTAGCAACAGAGCCGTCAAGCATTTTGGAAAATTCGACATCCCACAGCCAACTCATATCTCGCCCATCAGCATAGTTGTCGTTAATCGCAATCATAATTTGCGCATTTGTCAAATCGGCACTTTTCAGATTGGAGCGAAAGCCAGCAGGATTTTTTACCAACATAATTTCAACTTCTTTTTCGCCAATCTTAATAATCTCGCCACGACCAAACGCAGGCTTAATCTCTGAAATAGTCTCTTCAAGATCCTCCTCAAGAATTTTTATTTTTTCCGATTTCAGAATTTCTCTCACCAGACCATAGGCAGCGGTCAGATTGAGAATATTGTGGATTCCACTAATCTGTAAATTGAAGTTCTTGCGAGTTTCTTGGTGAATTATTTGCGCTGATGTTTTGGAAAAATCTTCAAGCAAATAGTCGATATCCTGCGGATGTTTTGAACGCAAGTCTGAAGAATTATCGCCATGAATCTCTTCATCATTCGGGAAGAATTCCGCCAACTTCTCGCTGGCGCCAAAC
This sequence is a window from bacterium. Protein-coding genes within it:
- a CDS encoding glutamine amidotransferase is translated as MKLKIVWLYAKNMNIYGDYGNILALKKQAEMRGIKPEIVQYNEGDEFPLDADIVIGGGGQDSGQGKIQDDLLKIAPILRDLAKKGVPMLMICGLYQLFGEYFETSMGEKISGICLFQGVKTVAGETRMIGNIVEDSAEFGEIIGYENHSGQTFISKNTEVLARVSSGDGNNPENHTEGARYKNVIGTYLHGSILPKNPAITEFFLREACKNKGESLLEVLPEFRDDFEKLQQITDMARQIAKSRPR
- a CDS encoding DUF1727 domain-containing protein, whose protein sequence is MKLSIFLGKIIQKIARLRGGGSALPGLFMERFNPKFLARTLESLPYGVVVISGTNGKTTTTKMVVELLESQNLRVFTNKTGSNFVRGVAAAALESVNLRGILPADIAVLELDEAHAVHFVEQIHPRYSLLLNVMRDQLDRFGEIDFTAGLLQKIGENTRNLVFLNGGDNLLSRKDFSKGFVKVVKFGASEKLAEFFPNDEEIHGDNSSDLRSKHPQDIDYLLEDFSKTSAQIIHQETRKNFNLQISGIHNILNLTAAYGLVREILKSEKIKILEEDLEETISEIKPAFGRGEIIKIGEKEVEIMLVKNPAGFRSNLKSADLTNAQIMIAINDNYADGRDMSWLWDVEFSKMLDGSVAKISGIRAYDMALRLFHDEIPFENTDINTDIRSAVEEFLSQDGDKKKIFATYTAMLEIRKEISKLTEVEKIL